The Gadus chalcogrammus isolate NIFS_2021 chromosome 10, NIFS_Gcha_1.0, whole genome shotgun sequence genome contains a region encoding:
- the tgfb5 gene encoding transforming growth factor beta-2 proprotein: MYLTRLLFLLLRLAVTLDGLNTCQFFNLDEQKSKRIEAVRGQILSKLRIRSPPARQETPPTDTVPPEVMLLYNSTRELLKERARQAESACDRESSEEDYYAKEVQRIDMLPPRADTNVVNPESPSPHYRTVHFDVSGVELANSTLVKAEFRIFRAPNPQASAAEQRVEVYQLLMPGEESVSTQRYVDSRNVQPRAKGSWMSVEVTETVKDWLGDTEKNLGLRLSVHCPCCTFVPSTNNILPNKSEELEALFAGVDDLQLRQMQRPGQTKGQPDFSTKTPHLILTLLPGDRADNPNKRSRKRRAAAVDSSTCSRNSEQGCCLRSLYIDFRRDLNWKWIHEPKGYKANFCAGSCPYLWSADNHYNMILPLYNKMNPEASASPCCVPQDLEPLTIVYFMGRTPRVEQLSNMVVKSCKCR; encoded by the exons ATGTATCTcacccgcctcctcttcctgctgctgAGGCTGGCGGTCACCCTCGACGGGCTCAACACCTGCCAGTTTTTCAACCTGGACGAGCAGAAGTCCAAACGCATCGAGGCGGTCCGCGGGCAAATCCTTAGCAAGCTCCGCATCAGGAGTCCACCGGCCAGGCAAGAGACCCCCCCGACCGACACGGTTCCCCCAGAGGTCATGCTCCTCTACAACAGCACGAGGGAGCTGCTCAAAGAGCGTGCGCGTCAGGCCGAGTCCGCGTGCGACCGCGAGAGTAGCGAAGAGGATTATTACGCAAAAGAGGTGCAGCGTATTGACATGTTGCCGCCCCGGGCAGATACCA ATGTGGTGAACCCGGAGTCGCCCAGTCCCCACTACAGGACGGTCCACTTCGACGTCAGCGGCGTGGAGCTCGCCAACAGCACCCTGGTGAAGGCCGAGTTCCGGATCTTCCGGGCCCCGAACCCGCAGGCCAGCGCCGCCGAACAGAGAGTAGAGGTTTATCAG ctgcTAATGCCGGGTGAGGAGAGCGTCTCCACACAGCGCTATGTGGACTCCAGGAACGTGCAGCCGCGAGCCAAAGGGAGCTGGATGTCTGTGGAGGTCACGGAGACGGTGAAGGACTGGCTGGGAGACACAG AGAAGAACCTGGGCCTGAGGCTGAGCGTCCACTGCCCCTGCTGCACCTTCGTCCCGTCCACCAACAACATCCTGCCCAACAAGAgcgaggagctggaggcgcTCTTCGCAG gtgtggaCGACCTGCAGCTCCGACAGATGCAGCGGCCGGGCCAGACCAAGGGCCAGCCCGACTTCAGCACCAAGACCCCCCACCTCATCCTCACCCTGCTGCCTGGCGACCGCGCGGACAACCCCAACAAGAGGAGCCGCAAGAGGAGGGCGGCCGCCGTcgactcctccacctgctcccg GAATTCCGAGCAGGGCTGCTGCCTGCGCTCGCTCTACATCGACTTCCGGCGCGACCTCAACTGGAAGTGGATCCACGAACCCAAGGGCTACAAGGCCAACTTCTGCGCAGGCAGCTGCCCCTATCTCTGGAGCGCCGACAACCACTACAACATG ATCCTCCCTCTGTACAACAAGATGAACCCCGAGGCGTCGGCGTCCCCCTGCTGCGTGCCCCAGGACCTGGAGCCCCTCACTATCGTGTACTTCATGGGCCGGACCCCCCGCGTGGAGCAGCTCTCCAACATGGTGGTCAAGTCCTGCAAGTGCcgctga